From Pirellulales bacterium, a single genomic window includes:
- the rnk gene encoding nucleoside diphosphate kinase regulator, translating into MKIKHPLAAAVLTLPMVTTLDRRRLGTLVERLARQNVAERRHLEALLDEVDRAQPVEPENVPAEIVTMNTTVRLHDDETEEDETYTLTYPERANIGDNRVSVLAPMGTALLGARVGDDIEWDAPAGKVKLRLAEILFQPEAAGRFDM; encoded by the coding sequence ATGAAGATCAAACACCCCCTTGCCGCCGCAGTTCTCACCCTGCCGATGGTCACCACGCTCGACCGCCGTCGCTTAGGCACGCTCGTCGAACGGCTTGCCCGCCAGAATGTCGCCGAACGGCGGCATCTCGAAGCGCTGTTGGACGAAGTCGATCGTGCCCAGCCCGTCGAGCCAGAAAACGTGCCAGCCGAGATCGTGACCATGAACACGACCGTACGGCTGCATGACGACGAGACCGAAGAGGATGAGACCTACACGCTGACGTATCCCGAGCGTGCGAACATTGGGGACAACCGGGTTTCGGTCTTGGCGCCGATGGGCACGGCTCTGCTCGGCGCGCGTGTCGGCGACGATATCGAGTGGGACGCGCCAGCCGGCAAGGTCAAGCTGCGTCTGGCCGAGATCCTCTTCCAACCGGAGGCCGCGGGGCGATTCGATATGTAG